From Thalassospiraceae bacterium LMO-JJ14:
CCGGCACGCGGGTCGGCGACCTGGCCGGGTTTTAAGTCGCCGTAAAGCGCATGCGGGTCGGTCGTCGGCTGGCCGTCGCCGTCAATCAGCGCACCTTCGGGGACCGGCTTGCCGCCGCGAAGCGCCACCATGACCTTGCCTTCGGCAACCTTCGACGTTGCAAAATCGAGGATGAAGTCGTCGCCGCCCGGGTTCAGCACGCCGATGGTGACGGGTGCCGTCGAAACGCGCCGGTCGGCCGCGCCAAACGGGGCGACCAGCATGCTTTGTGAGACGTTGGTAAAATGGATCGATACAAGTCCGGCGTCGCACGCACGTTCGGCCCAGAAGCCGATCCGCCCGAGATGGCCGGCGCGGCGCAGTGCGACAATGGCGATACCGTCGGCCTTGGCCTTATCGATGCCGATGTCGACGGCTTCGCGCCCGACCACCTGGCCGAAGCCCTTGTTGCCATCGATCAGGGCGAAATTGCCGCCTTCGGCGACCACTTCCGCGGACTGGCCGAATTTCAGATTTTCCGTTCGCTCCCACATCAGATAACGCGGGATGCGGACGACACCATGACTGTCGTGACCGGAAAGATTGGAATTCACCAGATTGGCGCTGATCGCTTCGGACTCCGTCGCTGACGCACCGGCGCGTTCGAAAATGTCGGCGCCGAGCCGGGTCATCCCGGCAGCGGTTACGCGGGTCGGTTGATTGTCGGTCATGGCTTAGCGAAGTCCGTCCAGATTGAAGATCATGTCATCTTTCAGCCGGCCGTCGAAGCAGTCGAGAATGTTCTCGGCCGCCATGCGCGCCATGGCAATGGATGACGAGATTGATGCGGCGCCGTTGTGCGGGGTGACGATGACATCGTCACGCTTTAGGACCGGATGGTCGGGTTCCGGCGGCTCACGGTCGAGAACATCGATCCCGGCTGCGAAGACCTTGCCGGCATCCAGCGCCGCCAACATCGCATCGTCATCGACGATGCCGCCGCGCGCACAATTGAGAACAATGACGCCATCCTTCATGGCGGTGAACTCGGCGGTTCCGACAAGGTGCCTTGTCTTGTCGTCCAGCGGCACATGCAGGGTAACGTAATCGGCTTCGGCCAGGGCGTCGTGGAAATCGGTTATCAGCCGGATACCCATTTCCCCGGCGAGCGCATAGTCGGGCGCGATGTCGGCGGCGATGACGTTCATGCCGAAAGCCGTGCAGAGCGGCGCGACGAGACGGCCGATGCGTCCGAAGCCGACGATCAGGATTGTCGCACCCCTGAGATCGCGGAGTTGGAATTCGTTGCGGTTCTTCCAGTTGCCGCCCTTGGCCATCTTGTCCTGTGCCGGCAGTTCGCGCGCCAGCGCCAGCATCAGCGCCATGGTATGCTCGGCGACCGAAAGCGAATTTGCGCCGGCCGCTATGGCGACCGGAATGCCCCGTCCCGACAGGTAATCGACATCGATCAGGTCGCAGCCGACACCATGGCGCGAGACGATTTCAAGATCGTTGGCATGGCTCAGGACGTCCGCCGTCAGATGCGCCGAACGCACAGCGATGGCATGAACGCCGGGCATATGCGCTATCAGTGTTTCGGGGCGGATGTCGCCTTTCAGATTGATGATTTCGATGTCATCGCGCGCACCCAGGATATCAAAGGCGCAGGCGTGCATGGTCTCCGTGACGAGGACGCGTTTCATGATGTTTCCGTTTTTTGTTGTTACTCGGCGGCAGGTTTGGCGCCGAAGTATTTGTTCTTAACCAGTGTCTGACTTTCGTAGATGGAGCCTTTCTTGAGCGGTTCGGGGTAGGGCAGGCGGATCGGTGTCGGCACGACCCGGGGTTCGTTCGTCACTTCACCTGCGATCATCGTTGCCTTGTATTGATCCCATGAACCGATGCGGCTCATGCCGCGGATGTCCCAGGCATCTGCGGCGGCAACCTGCAAAAGCAAAAGCCGGCGGTCCTTGCCCGACGTGTTCAGCGCAGAGCCGTGCATGGTGCGGACGTGGTGGAAGCTGCAGGCCCCGGCCTTGCCCTTGATCTTTTCAGCTTTCGAAAAATCGATGCCGGACGATTCTGGGTCGATGGCGCCGACGAAATGCCCGTCCTGATGATGGTCATAGGTCGGCCCCTTGTGAGAGCCGGGAATACACAGCAATTGGCCGTTATCGTCGGTCATGGCGTCGAGCATGACGCCGACCGCGAGAACGTCGTCGTTGGTGTGCGGATAAAAGGCCCAGTCCTGATGCCATTCGACCGGCGAGCCGTATTCGGCGGATTTCAGATTGATCTTGGAGCCGTGCATTCTGAGGTTCGGGCCGATCAGCGCCGTCAGCGCGGCAATCAGCTTCGGTTTCTTGGCCATTTCATGGAACACCGGGTGATTTAGGAACGGCTCCTTGATGCGGCGCACGCGCGGGTTGTCCGGTGTGTGGCTA
This genomic window contains:
- a CDS encoding malate/lactate/ureidoglycolate dehydrogenase — its product is MTDNQPTRVTAAGMTRLGADIFERAGASATESEAISANLVNSNLSGHDSHGVVRIPRYLMWERTENLKFGQSAEVVAEGGNFALIDGNKGFGQVVGREAVDIGIDKAKADGIAIVALRRAGHLGRIGFWAERACDAGLVSIHFTNVSQSMLVAPFGAADRRVSTAPVTIGVLNPGGDDFILDFATSKVAEGKVMVALRGGKPVPEGALIDGDGQPTTDPHALYGDLKPGQVADPRAGAGALVTFGEHKGSGLALACELLAGALTGSGTTGPGTKTHNGMFSVYLKPELLDDGHGFAASVSDYIDYVRSARPRDPEAPVMIPGDPERKARAERTVNGFDIAAAAWNSILDAGENIGLSRETMTRTATANA
- a CDS encoding hydroxyacid dehydrogenase → MKRVLVTETMHACAFDILGARDDIEIINLKGDIRPETLIAHMPGVHAIAVRSAHLTADVLSHANDLEIVSRHGVGCDLIDVDYLSGRGIPVAIAAGANSLSVAEHTMALMLALARELPAQDKMAKGGNWKNRNEFQLRDLRGATILIVGFGRIGRLVAPLCTAFGMNVIAADIAPDYALAGEMGIRLITDFHDALAEADYVTLHVPLDDKTRHLVGTAEFTAMKDGVIVLNCARGGIVDDDAMLAALDAGKVFAAGIDVLDREPPEPDHPVLKRDDVIVTPHNGAASISSSIAMARMAAENILDCFDGRLKDDMIFNLDGLR
- a CDS encoding phytanoyl-CoA dioxygenase family protein yields the protein MDTHDPLSVITDEQVRGYKEKGFVVVEDIFSAEDLEKMDAAMHEIVNSAHGLSEHTGVIDLEPSHTPDNPRVRRIKEPFLNHPVFHEMAKKPKLIAALTALIGPNLRMHGSKINLKSAEYGSPVEWHQDWAFYPHTNDDVLAVGVMLDAMTDDNGQLLCIPGSHKGPTYDHHQDGHFVGAIDPESSGIDFSKAEKIKGKAGACSFHHVRTMHGSALNTSGKDRRLLLLQVAAADAWDIRGMSRIGSWDQYKATMIAGEVTNEPRVVPTPIRLPYPEPLKKGSIYESQTLVKNKYFGAKPAAE